In a single window of the Sulfurimonas sp. hsl 1-7 genome:
- the rplI gene encoding 50S ribosomal protein L9 has translation MKVLLIKDVKSLGKAGEVKEVKDGYGKNFLVGKGFAKPATPEILAEHEAEQKRLAAEEAAEIAKLKEMAVKLDKAEIIITKKMGENGHLFGAVTKDEIADALVKQHSIEIDKKHITDKTAIKSVGEHTLDLKLGHGIHATLHVDVQGE, from the coding sequence ATGAAAGTATTACTTATCAAGGATGTAAAAAGCCTAGGAAAAGCGGGTGAAGTAAAAGAAGTAAAAGACGGTTACGGTAAAAACTTTCTTGTAGGGAAAGGGTTTGCTAAACCTGCTACACCTGAGATCTTAGCTGAACATGAAGCTGAACAAAAAAGATTGGCAGCAGAAGAAGCTGCAGAGATTGCAAAACTTAAAGAGATGGCTGTAAAACTTGATAAAGCAGAGATCATCATAACAAAAAAAATGGGTGAAAACGGTCACCTTTTTGGAGCCGTTACAAAAGATGAGATCGCTGATGCACTTGTTAAACAGCACTCTATCGAAATTGATAAAAAACATATTACAGACAAAACTGCGATCAAAAGTGTTGGTGAACACACACTTGATTTAAAACTTGGTCACGGTATTCATGCTACATTACATGTAGATGTTCAAGGGGAATAA
- a CDS encoding ferredoxin-thioredoxin reductase catalytic domain-containing protein, with translation MSIVRIDMNSPEFIAEMEKTIKFTDKVNAQFGWVYNPQEEVNEGVQMGLARNKMMYGKRFCPCFMVEEVDGKARSVDDRICPCKPAIEKEIPEDGKCHCGIFCTPEFAAKQRIELGMEEAAHTHSRGLTHEECEALVNKSELDGDELVALLEARDLGMVNFKIVDVREHMEWQMGHIKGADKLVPTSSFFQTLDEAKLDKNENIILYCHVGSRSAHVARILTDMGYTKIGNLTHGIVSYPGDIER, from the coding sequence ATGAGTATAGTTAGAATCGATATGAACTCTCCGGAATTTATCGCGGAGATGGAAAAAACTATTAAATTTACTGACAAGGTAAATGCACAGTTTGGTTGGGTTTATAACCCTCAAGAAGAAGTAAACGAAGGCGTGCAAATGGGTCTTGCACGTAATAAAATGATGTATGGCAAAAGATTTTGTCCATGTTTTATGGTTGAAGAGGTTGACGGAAAAGCAAGAAGTGTAGATGATCGTATCTGTCCTTGTAAACCGGCAATTGAAAAAGAGATTCCTGAAGACGGAAAATGTCACTGTGGAATTTTCTGTACACCTGAATTTGCAGCGAAACAAAGAATTGAGCTGGGAATGGAGGAAGCTGCCCACACTCACTCAAGAGGATTAACTCACGAAGAGTGCGAAGCTTTAGTAAACAAAAGTGAACTAGACGGTGACGAGTTAGTTGCACTTCTTGAAGCACGTGATCTTGGTATGGTTAATTTTAAAATTGTTGACGTTCGTGAACATATGGAGTGGCAAATGGGTCACATCAAAGGTGCGGATAAACTTGTTCCTACAAGTAGCTTTTTCCAAACTTTAGATGAAGCAAAACTTGATAAAAACGAAAATATCATCCTTTACTGCCATGTTGGTAGCCGTTCTGCTCACGTTGCTAGAATTTTAACAGACATGGGATATACAAAAATCGGAAACTTAACACACGGTATCGTTTCATACCCTGGTGATATAGAAAGATAA
- a CDS encoding argininosuccinate synthase produces MKKSVNKVVLAYSGGLDTSIILKWLQDEYNAEVITFTADLGQGEEVEPAREKALKMGIKPENIFILDIREEFVKDFVFPMFRANTIYEGEYLLGTSIARPLISKKQIEIAEKMGADAVSHGATGKGNDQVRFELGYLGLNPDITVIAPWREWDLNSREKLLAYAKEHGIEIAQKHMDENGNPQVSPYSMDANLLHISYEGLHLENPNAEPEDSMWLWTNSPEEAPDEAEYITISYKNGDPIAINGEEMSPATILKTLNDYGNKHGIGRIDIVENRYVGMKARGCYETPGGTIMLKAHRAIESITVDREAAHLKDEIMPKYAKLIYNGMWFSPEREALQALIDNTQKHVEGDVRLKLYKGNVMVVGRTSPKTLFSEAHSTFEADDVYNQKDAEGFIRLNALRFIIEGKARRNK; encoded by the coding sequence ATGAAAAAAAGTGTGAACAAAGTTGTTTTAGCTTACTCTGGTGGGCTTGATACGAGTATTATTTTAAAATGGCTTCAAGATGAATATAATGCAGAGGTTATTACTTTTACAGCTGATCTTGGGCAGGGTGAAGAGGTTGAACCTGCACGTGAAAAAGCACTTAAAATGGGTATTAAACCGGAAAATATTTTCATTCTTGATATTAGAGAAGAGTTTGTAAAAGATTTCGTTTTCCCAATGTTTAGAGCAAATACAATTTATGAAGGTGAGTACCTTTTAGGAACTTCAATTGCAAGACCGTTAATTTCAAAAAAACAGATTGAAATTGCAGAAAAAATGGGTGCGGATGCAGTTAGCCACGGTGCGACAGGTAAAGGAAACGATCAAGTAAGATTTGAGCTTGGTTACTTAGGGTTAAATCCTGACATTACAGTTATTGCACCTTGGAGAGAATGGGATCTAAACTCTCGTGAAAAACTTTTAGCATATGCTAAAGAGCACGGTATTGAGATCGCACAAAAGCATATGGATGAAAATGGTAATCCACAAGTAAGTCCATATTCAATGGATGCTAACTTACTTCACATCTCTTACGAAGGTCTTCACTTAGAAAACCCAAATGCAGAACCTGAAGATTCTATGTGGTTATGGACAAATTCACCAGAAGAAGCTCCAGATGAAGCAGAGTATATTACAATCAGCTACAAAAACGGTGATCCGATTGCAATTAACGGTGAAGAGATGTCTCCAGCAACAATTCTTAAAACATTAAATGATTACGGTAATAAACACGGTATTGGTCGTATCGATATTGTTGAAAACAGATACGTTGGTATGAAAGCTCGTGGATGTTATGAGACTCCGGGTGGAACAATTATGTTAAAAGCACACCGTGCAATCGAGTCTATTACAGTAGATCGTGAAGCTGCACACCTTAAAGATGAGATCATGCCAAAATATGCAAAACTTATCTATAACGGTATGTGGTTCTCTCCAGAGCGTGAAGCACTACAAGCACTTATTGACAATACACAAAAACATGTTGAAGGTGATGTAAGATTGAAACTTTACAAAGGGAATGTAATGGTAGTGGGTCGTACTTCTCCAAAAACTTTATTCTCAGAAGCACACTCAACATTTGAAGCTGATGATGTTTATAACCAAAAAGATGCAGAAGGTTTCATCAGATTAAATGCACTTCGTTTTATCATTGAAGGTAAAGCAAGAAGAAACAAATAA
- a CDS encoding flagellar protein FlaG — MDGIANVAKQQQTQMGAQELQGRSIEQNQSTQLQQQDIVKEVQQNNVDSVKKLNSKEDVERLVKQLNEALAPISTNIKFGVDSQDIFYVSVIEAKSNKMIRRFPAEDAQIVLPKMQEVNGILFDSKG, encoded by the coding sequence ATGGATGGCATAGCAAATGTTGCTAAACAACAACAAACTCAGATGGGTGCGCAAGAGCTTCAGGGACGAAGTATAGAACAAAACCAGTCAACACAATTACAACAACAAGATATTGTCAAAGAGGTACAACAGAATAATGTAGATTCAGTAAAAAAACTCAACTCAAAAGAAGATGTTGAAAGACTTGTAAAACAACTGAATGAAGCATTAGCGCCGATTAGTACAAATATCAAATTTGGAGTTGATTCTCAAGATATATTTTATGTTTCAGTTATAGAAGCAAAAAGCAATAAAATGATACGAAGATTTCCGGCTGAAGATGCACAGATAGTTTTACCAAAAATGCAAGAAGTAAATGGAATTTTATTCGATTCTAAAGGATAA
- a CDS encoding MFS transporter, producing MNSYIQLLKQEKILRRLSFIQLISYFGAWFSNVAIYTLLLKMEVSAEVVSFVAMLHFLAGVVQAPFSGAIIDMVKPKNLMLSLIALEIVATASLVMVTTHNHLLLLYVLIFVKMAAASFYFTTEMSLLPKILDEKVLQKANELHSIIWSLSYTLGMAVSGFVVYLLGIKIAFILDALFFVVAFYLLSGLKIEVDLLTQKEKLSEMMRDTFRYLKRTPKAFHLMVVHAFVGLTAFDALVALMVDKYYAGIIATSLALGLLHSARAVGLVVGPVVLGKFVNNKRLIYIFIAQAFAVFLWSYVMEYFYLSLVASVVVGFFTTTLWSYSYTLLQKNIEQKYYGRIVAYNDMLFLSSAAFTSYMIGYLATADISLENIANIMGAGFIVGALYYGYVIKTKKIKEISI from the coding sequence ATGAATAGCTATATACAACTTTTAAAGCAGGAAAAAATCTTACGTAGACTCTCCTTTATCCAGCTGATCTCTTATTTCGGTGCGTGGTTTAGCAATGTCGCTATCTACACACTTTTGCTTAAAATGGAAGTTTCTGCCGAAGTTGTTTCATTCGTGGCAATGCTTCATTTCTTGGCCGGTGTTGTTCAGGCTCCGTTTTCGGGTGCAATTATCGATATGGTAAAGCCAAAAAACTTAATGCTCTCTCTTATAGCTTTGGAGATAGTTGCTACTGCATCTTTGGTAATGGTAACGACCCACAATCATTTGTTATTATTATATGTATTGATCTTTGTGAAGATGGCGGCTGCATCGTTTTATTTTACGACAGAGATGTCACTACTGCCTAAAATTCTTGATGAAAAAGTATTACAAAAGGCAAATGAATTACACTCTATTATCTGGTCGCTTTCTTATACTTTAGGGATGGCTGTCAGTGGATTTGTAGTTTATCTTTTAGGGATTAAAATCGCGTTTATACTCGATGCACTTTTTTTCGTTGTTGCCTTTTACCTTCTTAGCGGTTTAAAAATCGAAGTAGATCTGCTTACTCAAAAAGAGAAACTTTCAGAGATGATGCGAGATACTTTCAGATATCTCAAACGCACACCTAAAGCATTTCACCTTATGGTTGTACACGCTTTTGTAGGACTTACCGCTTTTGATGCACTTGTAGCATTAATGGTAGATAAGTATTATGCCGGGATTATTGCAACTTCTTTAGCTCTGGGACTCCTTCACTCCGCCCGTGCAGTCGGTTTAGTAGTGGGACCGGTAGTTCTTGGAAAATTTGTAAATAACAAACGCCTTATTTACATTTTTATAGCACAAGCATTTGCCGTATTCTTATGGTCGTATGTGATGGAATATTTTTATCTTAGTTTAGTTGCAAGTGTAGTGGTGGGCTTTTTTACAACGACACTTTGGTCATACTCTTATACTCTGCTGCAAAAGAATATTGAGCAGAAGTATTATGGTAGAATAGTTGCCTATAACGATATGCTTTTTTTAAGCTCGGCGGCATTTACTTCGTATATGATCGGGTATCTGGCAACGGCAGATATATCGCTTGAAAATATAGCCAATATTATGGGGGCAGGATTTATTGTCGGAGCTCTCTATTATGGTTATGTGATTAAGACAAAAAAGATTAAAGAGATAAGTATATGA
- a CDS encoding MATE family efflux transporter — translation MPAALKHLVDILQVLIDMLMVGAVSTAALAAVGISMQFMMLINAIITLYVVGGNALISRFIGSGRKNRASSLLYGLVIFATILGFFVTLIGYFGSATFYSAMGSTPDVIQAGEEYFSILSLGIILIFIDNLLYNALSAAGDTKSSLYIKLLSAALNAFLNYVLIFGHFGAPELGVQGAAIATVIAYLFNVIAYYILIKKLNAKLDFIPIVRKTDIVRAIKVGYSAFLDRGISSASFLIFVSIITAYGTAELAGYQVGLRIEGIAFMPGFGFAIAAMALVGQNIGARDFDKAYNMGIISGRIAYVFMGSVGVVMILFPEFLVSFFTKDTLTIVVASQYLILVGLAQIPLALMFVYSSALRGAGATKITMRVNVASLWFLRVVPSYIAYAMGYGIIAIFIIMNIETLIKGVVFWYIYSRRTWLHTKI, via the coding sequence ATTCCGGCAGCCTTAAAACATTTAGTAGATATACTGCAAGTTCTTATAGATATGCTGATGGTAGGTGCTGTGAGTACGGCTGCACTTGCAGCTGTTGGGATCAGTATGCAGTTTATGATGCTTATTAATGCGATCATAACACTTTACGTAGTGGGTGGAAATGCACTTATATCACGATTTATCGGAAGCGGTAGAAAAAATCGGGCTTCCTCTTTACTCTACGGGCTTGTTATCTTTGCCACAATACTCGGTTTTTTTGTTACGCTTATCGGCTATTTTGGAAGTGCAACTTTTTACAGTGCAATGGGTTCAACGCCTGATGTAATTCAAGCAGGGGAGGAGTACTTTAGCATTCTCTCTTTGGGGATTATTTTAATCTTTATAGATAATCTTCTTTACAATGCCCTTTCGGCTGCGGGAGATACGAAAAGTTCACTTTACATAAAACTGCTCTCGGCAGCACTCAACGCTTTTTTAAACTATGTATTGATCTTCGGGCATTTTGGTGCACCGGAACTTGGAGTACAAGGGGCAGCAATTGCAACTGTAATCGCATATCTGTTTAACGTTATAGCTTACTATATACTTATCAAAAAACTCAATGCCAAACTAGATTTTATTCCGATTGTGCGAAAAACAGATATTGTCCGTGCTATTAAGGTTGGGTATTCAGCCTTTTTAGATCGCGGAATTTCAAGTGCAAGTTTTTTGATCTTTGTCTCAATCATTACGGCATACGGTACGGCAGAGTTAGCAGGGTATCAAGTGGGTCTTAGAATTGAGGGGATCGCATTTATGCCAGGATTTGGTTTTGCGATCGCAGCTATGGCACTTGTCGGACAAAACATCGGAGCAAGAGATTTTGACAAAGCGTACAACATGGGGATAATTTCCGGACGTATAGCGTATGTTTTTATGGGTAGTGTAGGGGTTGTGATGATCCTTTTTCCTGAGTTTTTGGTTTCATTTTTTACAAAAGATACGCTTACGATCGTAGTAGCATCACAGTATCTTATTTTAGTGGGACTTGCACAAATCCCACTGGCACTTATGTTTGTCTACTCATCTGCATTAAGGGGAGCCGGAGCTACAAAAATAACTATGCGGGTGAATGTCGCATCGCTTTGGTTCTTACGTGTTGTCCCTTCCTATATAGCGTATGCGATGGGATATGGGATTATTGCTATTTTTATTATTATGAATATTGAAACGCTGATCAAAGGTGTTGTCTTCTGGTATATCTACTCCAGACGTACTTGGTTACATACGAAAATTTAA
- the ligA gene encoding NAD-dependent DNA ligase LigA translates to MNNQEYKQAVKLLNKWAYHYYVLDDPIMTDEGYDKLYHEVLEYEENHQDEVLKDSPTQRVGDIVSDGFTKEKHLSRMWSLEDIFNEEDLEKWLTKTYKLDSRISFYCEPKYDGASLDLVYENGELIKGITRGDGVEGELITQNVKTIRSVPLTIEHKGLIEIRGEVVIFKDEFDKINQERLKNGEAVFANPRNAAAGSLRQLDPSITAARNLVFLPYGLGENELPQKLLHDKMDYIYSLGFRKAPVRAVCKNKDDIQEIYKEMVANRDSYSMMLDGMVIKVDEISSQIDMGYTVKVPRWAVAYKFPAVEKITTVKDILLQVGRTGAVTPVAVVEPTDIDGVVVERATLHNFDEIERKDIRLGDKVIILRSGDVIPKIIKVLTNERTGSEVEVHRPTDCPVCGSELLQEDVLIKCQNLECNARVVNSIIYFASKPCLNIDGLGNKIVEQLFNEHLVKSVLDLFSLTKEQLLELEGFKEKKAQNLLDAVANAKGSELWRFINSLGIEHIGEVASKMIAEKFGFSFLNATKEQLLEIDGIGEEMAESFLEFLRVNEETVKELLEVIEPLEPELREEAEENPFKAKTVVLTGTMSESRGAIKEMLENLGAKVSGSVSKKTDYVIYGEDAGSKYDKAVSLGVATLTEDEMRALL, encoded by the coding sequence ATGAATAATCAAGAGTATAAGCAAGCAGTAAAATTATTAAACAAATGGGCATACCATTACTATGTTTTAGATGATCCTATCATGACTGATGAGGGCTACGATAAACTTTACCATGAAGTTTTAGAGTATGAAGAAAATCATCAAGATGAAGTTTTAAAAGATTCTCCGACTCAAAGAGTGGGTGATATTGTAAGTGACGGTTTTACAAAAGAGAAACATCTTTCTCGTATGTGGTCATTAGAAGATATTTTCAATGAAGAAGATCTAGAGAAATGGCTAACAAAAACCTATAAATTAGACAGTAGAATTAGCTTTTACTGTGAGCCGAAATATGACGGGGCATCACTTGACCTTGTTTATGAAAACGGTGAACTGATTAAGGGAATTACTCGCGGGGACGGTGTAGAAGGTGAGCTTATTACCCAAAACGTAAAAACTATCCGTTCGGTCCCTTTAACTATTGAGCATAAGGGTCTGATCGAGATTCGCGGCGAGGTTGTTATCTTTAAAGATGAGTTTGATAAGATTAACCAAGAGCGTCTTAAAAACGGAGAAGCGGTTTTTGCAAACCCTAGAAATGCGGCAGCGGGAAGTCTGCGTCAGCTTGATCCGAGCATTACGGCTGCAAGAAATCTTGTTTTCTTACCTTACGGGCTTGGGGAGAATGAACTTCCTCAAAAACTGCTCCATGACAAGATGGATTATATCTACTCTTTAGGATTTAGAAAAGCCCCAGTAAGAGCAGTTTGCAAAAACAAAGACGATATCCAGGAGATATACAAAGAGATGGTTGCAAACAGGGACAGCTACTCTATGATGCTTGATGGGATGGTAATAAAAGTAGATGAGATCTCAAGCCAGATCGATATGGGGTATACCGTAAAAGTACCCCGCTGGGCTGTAGCGTATAAGTTTCCTGCGGTTGAGAAAATTACTACCGTTAAAGATATTTTGCTTCAAGTTGGACGTACCGGAGCTGTGACACCGGTTGCCGTTGTTGAGCCGACAGATATTGACGGGGTAGTGGTAGAGCGTGCAACGCTGCATAACTTTGATGAGATCGAGCGTAAAGATATCCGTTTGGGTGACAAGGTTATCATCCTTCGTAGCGGAGATGTTATTCCTAAAATCATCAAAGTGTTGACAAATGAGCGAACGGGTAGTGAAGTTGAAGTACATCGTCCAACTGATTGTCCCGTATGTGGCAGTGAACTTTTACAAGAAGATGTCCTTATCAAGTGTCAAAATCTTGAGTGTAATGCACGGGTAGTTAACTCTATTATCTATTTTGCTTCAAAACCGTGTTTAAATATTGACGGACTTGGAAATAAAATAGTTGAACAGCTTTTCAATGAACATCTTGTAAAGTCTGTCCTGGATCTTTTCTCTTTAACAAAAGAGCAACTCTTAGAACTTGAAGGGTTTAAAGAGAAAAAAGCGCAAAACCTTTTAGATGCTGTTGCAAATGCTAAAGGGAGTGAATTATGGCGTTTTATAAACTCTCTTGGAATCGAGCATATAGGTGAAGTCGCTTCAAAGATGATTGCAGAGAAATTTGGTTTTTCATTTTTAAATGCTACAAAAGAGCAGCTTTTGGAGATCGACGGTATCGGTGAAGAGATGGCGGAGAGCTTTTTAGAGTTCTTGCGTGTGAACGAGGAGACAGTTAAAGAGTTACTAGAGGTGATCGAACCGCTTGAACCGGAACTAAGAGAAGAAGCAGAAGAGAATCCTTTTAAAGCAAAAACGGTAGTTCTTACAGGAACTATGAGCGAATCTCGCGGGGCAATTAAAGAGATGCTGGAAAATCTCGGGGCTAAAGTTTCAGGCTCGGTAAGTAAAAAGACCGACTATGTGATCTACGGTGAAGATGCCGGTTCTAAGTATGACAAAGCTGTAAGTTTGGGTGTTGCTACACTTACAGAAGATGAGATGAGAGCACTCCTTTGA
- the tlyA gene encoding 23S rRNA (cytidine-2'-O)-methyltransferase TlyA → MRLDSYLVEQGLAETRNKAQSIIKEGLVLVDDKEIKKPAFKVEGSMNVIVKEHKAYVSRAAHKLGDFIDEIHYDPSGKSALDIGSSTGGFTQVLLEAGAKEVTCVDVGSDQLHHSLRNDERVKVYENCDIRKFESEKQFELIVSDVAFISLLYILDDVQRLASKDIILLFKPQFEVGREAKRDKNGVVLDKKAIENGMIRFEDACKLKGWTLQSKAPSKTTGKEGNLEYCYYFTK, encoded by the coding sequence TTGAGACTCGATAGTTATTTAGTTGAACAGGGACTTGCAGAAACCCGTAATAAAGCACAGTCGATCATAAAAGAGGGACTGGTTTTAGTTGATGACAAAGAGATAAAAAAGCCCGCTTTTAAAGTTGAGGGTTCAATGAATGTGATTGTGAAAGAGCATAAAGCATATGTTTCCCGTGCTGCACATAAACTGGGAGATTTTATTGATGAGATCCATTATGATCCAAGCGGAAAATCGGCACTTGATATCGGTTCCTCTACGGGTGGCTTTACACAAGTACTGCTAGAAGCGGGAGCAAAAGAGGTAACTTGTGTAGATGTGGGAAGCGATCAGCTCCATCACTCTCTGCGCAATGATGAAAGAGTAAAAGTTTACGAGAACTGCGACATAAGAAAATTTGAGAGTGAGAAGCAGTTTGAGCTGATTGTAAGTGATGTGGCATTTATCTCGCTGCTGTATATTTTAGATGATGTCCAGCGGTTGGCAAGTAAAGATATTATCTTGCTTTTCAAACCACAGTTTGAGGTCGGACGTGAAGCAAAACGTGATAAAAACGGAGTGGTGTTAGATAAAAAAGCTATAGAAAATGGTATGATTAGATTTGAAGATGCATGTAAATTAAAAGGTTGGACTTTGCAGAGTAAAGCACCTTCAAAAACAACAGGAAAAGAGGGGAATCTTGAATACTGCTACTATTTTACAAAATAG
- a CDS encoding bifunctional riboflavin kinase/FAD synthetase — MNTATILQNSTSIAIGGFDGMHIGHQELFHHLDKNGVIVVINTGYANLTPSHFREQHTDKHLYYYNLEDIRHLDGAGFIALLKKDFPKLQKIVVGYDFHFGKDRRYSYEDLKELFLKENENGEVVIVKEVKHHNDAVHSHKIRHKLSIGDIKGANEFLGYNYTICGNKITGQGIGAKELVATINLQAKEFLVPKEGVYVTTTRIDNEEHFHPSVSFVGHRVSTDGSFAIETHILDGMVKCDEKAEISFIAYIRENQKFETMDELREAINKDIAIANKELKHLAL, encoded by the coding sequence TTGAATACTGCTACTATTTTACAAAATAGCACAAGTATAGCTATAGGTGGATTTGACGGGATGCATATTGGGCATCAGGAACTTTTTCATCACTTAGATAAAAACGGTGTAATTGTCGTTATAAATACAGGATATGCAAATCTTACACCCTCCCATTTTAGAGAACAACATACAGACAAACATCTTTACTATTACAATCTAGAAGATATACGTCATCTAGACGGAGCGGGGTTTATAGCACTTTTAAAGAAAGATTTCCCAAAACTGCAAAAAATAGTAGTTGGATACGACTTCCATTTCGGAAAAGACAGAAGATACTCTTATGAAGATCTCAAAGAGCTTTTTCTCAAAGAGAATGAAAACGGAGAAGTTGTAATCGTAAAGGAAGTAAAACACCATAATGATGCGGTCCATTCCCATAAAATTCGCCATAAACTCTCGATCGGAGATATCAAAGGGGCAAATGAATTTCTTGGATATAACTACACGATTTGCGGGAACAAGATCACGGGACAGGGGATCGGAGCAAAAGAGTTGGTTGCAACGATTAACTTGCAGGCTAAAGAGTTCCTTGTTCCAAAAGAGGGTGTGTATGTAACAACTACACGCATAGATAATGAAGAACATTTCCATCCATCGGTTAGTTTTGTCGGGCATCGTGTAAGTACCGATGGAAGCTTTGCTATAGAGACCCATATACTTGACGGGATGGTAAAGTGTGATGAAAAAGCGGAGATCAGTTTCATAGCTTACATTAGAGAGAATCAAAAGTTTGAAACGATGGATGAGTTGCGTGAAGCGATCAATAAAGATATAGCTATAGCAAATAAAGAGCTAAAACATTTAGCATTATGA
- a CDS encoding tRNA pseudouridine(13) synthase TruD yields MQREYLEDKETLYFKFEQNKEDFIVDEIGIDFKGKGNFLILRVKKVELTTWDMIAEFAKFLGIEAQKIGYAGLKDKHATTTQYISIEAKYEKALKKFKHPQITIIGSTHHTHSIRMGDLKGNSFTINLFGVSQIEAGQIEKRASKIAKNGLPNYFGYQRFGRDEDSLDQAKAMIAGELHINDAKLKNFLISVYQSQFFNDWLKERVLFSRENNNGEFALLEGDVYMDDKGKFFTPKTTQEKDFKSHKIVPTGLLCGRDVFRARSDARKIEEKYDDQFLYEKGYRREAVVFPKKIELDYKNNFDILNISFSLPKGSYATVFLEAIANRNYKAKKVK; encoded by the coding sequence ATGCAAAGAGAATATTTAGAAGATAAAGAGACCCTTTATTTTAAATTTGAACAAAATAAAGAGGACTTTATCGTAGATGAGATAGGGATAGATTTTAAAGGAAAAGGAAATTTTTTAATACTTCGTGTAAAAAAAGTGGAGCTTACAACGTGGGATATGATCGCAGAGTTTGCAAAATTTCTAGGAATTGAGGCACAAAAGATAGGCTACGCTGGTTTGAAAGATAAGCATGCGACTACGACACAGTATATTTCGATTGAAGCAAAGTATGAAAAAGCACTTAAAAAGTTTAAGCATCCTCAAATTACGATCATAGGTTCTACACATCATACACACTCGATTCGTATGGGTGATCTTAAAGGGAACAGTTTTACGATCAATCTTTTTGGTGTCAGTCAGATAGAAGCAGGGCAGATAGAAAAACGTGCGAGCAAAATTGCGAAAAACGGTTTGCCGAACTATTTCGGATATCAAAGATTTGGACGTGATGAAGACTCGCTGGACCAAGCTAAAGCGATGATCGCCGGAGAGCTGCATATCAACGATGCAAAACTCAAAAACTTTTTAATCTCTGTTTATCAGAGTCAGTTTTTTAACGACTGGTTGAAAGAGAGAGTTCTTTTTAGCAGAGAAAACAATAACGGTGAATTTGCTCTTTTAGAGGGTGATGTATATATGGATGATAAAGGGAAATTCTTTACCCCTAAAACAACCCAAGAGAAAGATTTTAAATCTCATAAAATAGTTCCTACAGGGCTTTTATGCGGTCGTGATGTATTTCGTGCACGAAGTGATGCAAGAAAGATCGAGGAAAAATATGATGATCAGTTTTTATATGAGAAAGGGTATCGTAGAGAAGCGGTAGTTTTTCCTAAAAAGATAGAGCTTGATTATAAAAATAATTTTGATATTTTAAATATCAGTTTTTCACTTCCTAAAGGTTCTTACGCTACGGTATTTTTAGAAGCGATTGCAAATAGAAACTACAAAGCTAAAAAGGTAAAGTAG